A single Myxococcales bacterium DNA region contains:
- a CDS encoding transferase, whose translation MSETIKIHPRVELGADAQLGEFVEIGVPPRDTGDGELPTVIGPGACIRSQTVIYAGNKIGTGFQTGHHVMIREANEIGDSVSVGTGTVIEHHVRIGDGVRIHSQAFIPEYSVLEDGCWIGPNVVFTNDRYPVSVRSKEMLKGPTIKKGARLGANCTVLPGIIVGEGAVVGAGAVVTHDVPAGKVVAGNPARVIAVASELVYPEDPAVKAYPDPES comes from the coding sequence ATGTCGGAGACGATCAAAATTCATCCGCGGGTGGAACTGGGCGCGGATGCTCAATTGGGCGAATTCGTGGAGATCGGCGTCCCGCCGCGCGACACCGGGGACGGCGAACTGCCGACCGTCATCGGGCCTGGGGCGTGCATCCGGTCGCAGACGGTGATCTACGCGGGCAATAAAATCGGGACGGGATTTCAAACCGGGCATCACGTCATGATCCGCGAAGCCAACGAGATCGGCGATTCCGTCTCCGTCGGCACCGGCACGGTGATCGAGCACCACGTCCGGATCGGCGACGGCGTGCGGATCCACTCGCAAGCCTTCATTCCGGAATATTCGGTATTGGAGGACGGCTGCTGGATCGGCCCGAACGTGGTGTTCACTAATGATCGCTATCCCGTCTCGGTCAGGTCGAAGGAAATGTTGAAAGGCCCGACGATTAAAAAAGGGGCACGCCTGGGCGCCAACTGCACCGTTCTGCCCGGCATCATCGTCGGCGAAGGCGCCGTGGTCGGAGCCGGCGCGGTGGTGACCCATGATGTGCCGGCGGGCAAGGTGGTCGCGGGCAATCCGGCGCGGGTGATCGCCGTGGCGAGCGAATTGGTCTACCCGGAAGACCCGGCCGTCAAAGCCTATCCCGACCCGGAATCGTAA